The Megalobrama amblycephala isolate DHTTF-2021 linkage group LG13, ASM1881202v1, whole genome shotgun sequence genome contains a region encoding:
- the smpdl3b gene encoding acid sphingomyelinase-like phosphodiesterase 3b — protein sequence MACVWRTLLLNIFIVSGISSNVLTGYFWHISDLHWDPSYDVGSSSASKCASSGGRPTPNAGKFGDYSCDSPWTLINSSVNAMREILPDPDFIVWTGDDTPHVPNEQLGEEPVLRIIGNLTHIIKSVFPNTKVYSAMGNHDYHPKNQMPPEKNNIYEQTANLWHDWLHTASKETFKTGGYYTEKLLNQTGFRVVVLNTNLYYDQNSLTDNIKDPADQFSWADKVLQDAAKNNEKVYIIGHVPPGMFEKKRDKAWFRKEFNKRYIDLIHKHSAVIQGQFFGHHHTDSFRMFYSSKGSPISAMFLTPGVTPWITTLPGVKDGGNNPGIRIFEYDTKTLLIKDIVTYYLNLTYANMARARWEKEYRLTEAFHVPDASPASMHRVMERITSDKCYLQKYFEFNSVGYDLTECHADCRVDHVCAVREVDFEAYERCVLKEGGSSAGPALFTLLLSLMLSLLRLN from the exons gttattttTGGCACATCTCAGACCTCCATTGGGATCCTTCTTATGATGTAGGGAGTAGCTCGGCATCAAAATGTGCTTCTAGTGGAGGCCGTCCGACTCCAAACGCAGGCAAATTTGGAGATTATTCTTGTGACTCACCATGGACTCTGATAAATTCATCAGTGAACGCCATGAGAGAGATCCTGCCTGACCCTGACTTCATCGTTTGGACGGG AGATGATACGCCTCATGTGCCCAATGAGCAGCTGGGAGAAGAACCCGTCCTGAGAATAATCGGCAACCTCACCCACATCATAAAATCTGTCTTTCCCA ACACCAAGGTGTATTCTGCGATGGGAAATCATGACTACCATCCAAAGAACCAAATGCCTCCagaaaagaacaacatttatgagCAAACAGCAAACCTGTGGCATGACTGGCTCCATACGGCCTCAAAAGAAACCTTTAAAACAG GTGGATATTACACAGAAAAGTTGCTGAATCAAACTGGCTTCAGAGTTGTGGTGCTCAATACAAATCTCTATTACGATCAGAACAGTCTCACAGATAACATCAAAGACCCTGCAGACCAGTTCAGTTGGGCTGATAAAGTGCTTCAGGACGCAGCCAAAAATAACGAGAAG GTTTACATTATCGGCCACGTCCCTCCAGGGATGTTTGAGAAGAAGCGAGATAAGGCCTGGTTCAGAAAAGAGTTTAATAAGCGCTATATCGACCTCATTCATAAGCACAGCGCTGTTATTCAGGGCCAGTTCTTCGGTCATCACCACACCGACAGCTTCCGCATGTTCTACAGTTCAAAGG GATCTCCAATAAGTGCGATGTTCCTGACACCAGGAGTTACGCCCTGGATAACAACACTACCTGGTGTGAAAGATGGCGGAAATAATCCGGGGATTCGCATCTTTGAGTATGACACCAAAACACTTTTGATCAAG GATATAGTTACCTACTATCTGAACCTGACATATGCAAACATGGCACGGGCGCGCTGGGAGAAGGAGTACCGTCTGACGGAGGCGTTTCACGTGCCGGACGCCTCGCCTGCCTCCATGCACCGCGTGATGGAGCGGATAACCAGCGACAAGTGTTATCTGCAGAAGTACTTTGAGTTCAACTCGGTGGGTTATGACCTGACGGAGTGCCACGCTGACTGCCGCGTCGATCACGTGTGCGCGGTGAGGGAGGTTGACTTTGAGGCGTATGAGCGCTGCGTGCTGAAGGAGGGAGGATCGTCTGCTGGACCAGCGCTGTTCACTCTGCTGCTGTCACTGATGCTGAGCCTGCTGCGTCTCAACTGA